A single region of the Dehalococcoides mccartyi genome encodes:
- a CDS encoding cytosine permease: MNQYPQDYYYTLAEYQAAQWQGVLGTLMGVAVLVAMAAWAFSLVKKAIKGEEVKYPL; this comes from the coding sequence ATGAATCAATACCCGCAAGACTATTACTACACACTGGCAGAGTATCAGGCTGCCCAATGGCAGGGTGTCCTGGGTACTTTAATGGGAGTCGCCGTGCTGGTAGCCATGGCTGCCTGGGCTTTTTCACTGGTGAAGAAAGCTATCAAGGGTGAGGAGGTGAAGTACCCGCTATGA
- a CDS encoding S8 family peptidase, translating to MRYALISKGLTLSDLIAEAKKVGARDITRTKLVEQVFCEMDENQAKALAKISGLVVKPVKAYLTNQVVSVAQPVETISDVFYLLRSYFSPPLTGTGLTVAVLDSGIRKTHESLQNKVIYEANYTDSPSASDVFGHGTQVAFMIAGGMHALGYKAGISPGATLMNIKVISDEGIGNDEDIVMGIDRVCELAEQARSKGFWATDELYPNVINLSLGAEDDGDPDNPVRAACRKASTVYGLDVIAAAGNSGPNMTTIMLPACDPEVIAVGAVETTGDLIIWEKSSRGPTVQGETKPDFVIWGTNLEMASNKADDEYLTKSGTSFAAPMLAGLTGLLWESGRRAYGESWSFRWTDARQYALYFSTKPSDAPVNKDNAYGYGLPAMGTMLGEVAQVSSSNLQGTEMFPMIMMMALMSALTGGV from the coding sequence ATGAGATATGCGTTGATATCGAAAGGGCTAACCCTTTCTGATCTTATAGCGGAAGCAAAGAAAGTTGGCGCTCGTGATATTACCAGGACGAAGCTTGTTGAGCAGGTCTTTTGCGAGATGGATGAGAATCAGGCAAAAGCTCTGGCGAAAATTTCCGGTCTGGTAGTAAAACCTGTTAAAGCATACCTTACCAACCAGGTCGTTTCCGTAGCGCAACCTGTCGAGACCATCTCTGATGTATTTTATCTATTGCGTTCCTACTTTTCACCGCCGCTCACTGGTACTGGTTTAACCGTAGCGGTGTTGGACAGTGGTATTCGTAAGACCCACGAATCACTTCAGAACAAGGTGATTTACGAGGCTAACTATACTGATTCGCCTTCCGCTAGCGACGTCTTCGGACATGGGACACAGGTAGCTTTCATGATTGCCGGTGGCATGCATGCGCTGGGATATAAAGCTGGCATCTCACCAGGTGCGACCTTGATGAATATTAAGGTTATCAGTGACGAGGGTATCGGCAACGATGAAGACATCGTAATGGGCATCGATCGTGTTTGCGAACTCGCGGAGCAAGCCAGAAGTAAAGGATTTTGGGCGACTGATGAACTCTATCCCAATGTTATCAACCTATCTCTGGGTGCCGAAGACGACGGCGATCCTGATAATCCGGTAAGAGCTGCTTGCCGCAAAGCCAGTACGGTATATGGATTAGACGTTATCGCTGCTGCAGGTAACTCTGGTCCCAATATGACCACGATAATGCTACCAGCTTGCGATCCGGAAGTGATCGCGGTAGGAGCAGTAGAAACTACCGGCGATCTGATCATCTGGGAAAAATCTTCCCGCGGCCCAACTGTGCAGGGAGAAACCAAGCCTGATTTCGTTATCTGGGGTACTAACCTGGAAATGGCCAGCAACAAGGCTGACGATGAATATCTAACCAAATCAGGGACTAGCTTTGCAGCTCCTATGCTGGCTGGACTTACCGGACTTCTCTGGGAAAGCGGGCGGCGGGCTTATGGTGAGAGTTGGTCGTTCCGCTGGACGGATGCCCGCCAGTATGCTCTCTATTTTTCGACCAAACCATCGGATGCACCCGTTAATAAGGATAATGCTTATGGTTATGGTCTACCGGCTATGGGAACGATGTTGGGAGAAGTAGCCCAGGTGAGCTCTTCGAACCTGCAAGGAACCGAAATGTTCCCGATGATAATGATGATGGCGCTGATGTCGGCTCTTACGGGAGGTGTTTAA
- a CDS encoding choice-of-anchor R domain-containing protein — protein sequence MSLLYGKSGEPVQIGPLIGRPGSGDIAKSVLKTLEIDFFPAVAHEENISDPGEAAAEEEGLVVPIPLLEEDSVVTAPDDPDKVYKHDDDLLIETDVTADALDSPEIADEYTSGADNAIGGTSTTWLAQTFTTDGIGYTVLGVRVMLYRTSTIGTIAVAIKATDVNGHPTGADLVSATIDGSITDAIQTENSGDFYDFMFTAGYALTPATKYAIVVTVSSGTIYWRYNSSGSFAGGNREHSTNSGGSWTTYTAHDYMFQNIKTEMGDVEPFPTVPAVGDGLYVGNASQFDTVRLWVNRQGLGTFTITAKYYNGSTWIALTLLGSGDQIFSYKRTGHRWLSFIRPADWAMFTVDGNSLYWVKFEVATYSSMTQMPKIGNVSIGVYS from the coding sequence ATGAGTCTGTTGTATGGGAAATCGGGAGAGCCGGTTCAAATCGGGCCGTTGATTGGTCGACCCGGGAGTGGCGATATTGCCAAGTCAGTGCTCAAGACGCTTGAAATCGACTTCTTCCCGGCTGTTGCTCATGAAGAAAATATAAGTGACCCGGGAGAAGCAGCGGCAGAGGAAGAAGGTTTGGTAGTACCTATACCTCTACTTGAAGAAGACAGTGTTGTAACAGCACCGGATGATCCGGATAAAGTTTATAAACACGATGATGACCTGCTGATAGAGACGGATGTTACGGCAGACGCATTGGATTCACCTGAAATTGCCGATGAATACACATCCGGGGCAGATAATGCCATTGGAGGCACTTCGACAACCTGGTTGGCGCAGACATTTACTACTGATGGAATCGGTTACACCGTACTGGGTGTTCGCGTCATGTTATACCGTACCTCGACCATCGGAACGATAGCCGTTGCGATTAAAGCTACTGATGTTAATGGCCATCCGACAGGAGCGGACCTGGTATCGGCAACCATCGATGGCTCAATAACGGACGCCATTCAAACTGAAAATTCGGGTGATTTCTATGACTTCATGTTCACTGCGGGCTATGCTCTTACCCCGGCGACAAAGTATGCCATCGTCGTAACCGTATCTTCCGGAACTATTTACTGGAGATATAACTCATCCGGCTCATTTGCGGGCGGTAACCGGGAACACAGCACCAACTCCGGTGGCAGCTGGACAACTTACACTGCCCACGATTATATGTTTCAAAATATTAAAACCGAAATGGGAGACGTTGAGCCATTTCCGACAGTACCAGCTGTGGGCGACGGGTTATATGTGGGAAATGCTTCTCAGTTTGATACGGTACGGTTGTGGGTGAACCGGCAAGGGCTTGGGACGTTCACCATCACCGCCAAATACTACAACGGCAGTACCTGGATTGCTCTGACGCTTTTAGGTAGCGGAGACCAGATATTCAGTTATAAACGCACGGGACATCGCTGGCTTTCGTTTATAAGGCCAGCGGACTGGGCAATGTTCACCGTAGACGGGAACAGTCTTTACTGGGTCAAATTTGAAGTTGCTACCTATTCGAGCATGACCCAGATGCCAAAGATTGGGAATGTCTCGATAGGAGTGTACTCGTGA
- a CDS encoding DUF192 domain-containing protein, with translation MAGQVKITIGDKEWLASLSSTYWELVQGLGGIPEMEAGTGMLFDLGFTQDITVTTEPMLFPLDIAFLSEDMVITEIYRNVQPGYLVHATIPPRYFIEVNAGELEGIEEGAQVSFELLTLVSTVEASDWMTPMISLMGFTLMGVFAVSLVRDLVKEQPEEVRHLRLVKSSRSDAGLLDPRRFPKRTESLNRLGAYDVVHVHDDGDLTVLSRGKLYVVTTGGEVFKQEPDSYDSPNQVAGACERISPQYYGLLRWVGVPLPDYSFAIESEVKERKIDDVLKRLKEGVDGIQQSDNFRTFLLTMSKFHDYSIGNLILIMLQNPDATRVAGFSTWKGLYRWVKKGEKGIAILAPCMPPKKKILEPSETETAQDEEETEIRPIYFKVVHVFDVSQTEGKPLPEFEVPPLTGEANEKLFEQVMHLAESQGLEVSFESKPDQDPDIKGYYTGKSIWVRPEESRAQQLKTLLHEVAHYYSEGVFRIPRSDAETIAESVAFTIGAHYGFDTGARSFPYVAIWSKDKKVLEANLAAIRKVADKIFDGLEQTARKLIEVA, from the coding sequence ATGGCAGGACAGGTCAAAATAACGATTGGAGATAAAGAGTGGTTAGCTTCCCTATCCAGCACATACTGGGAGTTGGTGCAAGGACTTGGCGGTATTCCCGAGATGGAGGCCGGTACGGGAATGCTATTCGATTTGGGTTTTACTCAGGATATCACCGTAACCACTGAGCCGATGCTTTTCCCGCTGGATATTGCCTTCTTATCCGAGGACATGGTAATTACCGAGATCTATCGCAATGTTCAGCCGGGATATCTTGTACATGCAACGATACCTCCTCGTTATTTCATTGAGGTTAATGCCGGTGAGCTTGAAGGTATAGAAGAAGGCGCCCAAGTATCGTTTGAATTACTGACCCTTGTAAGCACCGTAGAAGCCTCTGATTGGATGACTCCGATGATTTCCCTTATGGGTTTTACTCTAATGGGTGTTTTCGCAGTAAGCCTGGTACGTGACTTGGTGAAAGAACAACCGGAGGAGGTCAGGCATCTACGGTTGGTTAAGTCCAGTCGATCTGATGCTGGCTTGCTAGATCCCCGACGTTTTCCAAAAAGGACCGAATCACTGAACAGGCTCGGAGCTTATGATGTGGTTCATGTACACGATGATGGCGATCTAACTGTCCTCAGCCGCGGCAAGCTGTATGTAGTAACTACCGGAGGTGAAGTCTTCAAGCAGGAGCCCGATTCTTATGACAGCCCAAACCAGGTAGCTGGAGCATGTGAGAGGATTTCGCCACAATATTACGGTCTATTGAGGTGGGTTGGTGTTCCGTTGCCGGACTACAGCTTCGCGATTGAATCCGAAGTCAAAGAACGCAAGATTGACGATGTTTTGAAACGGCTCAAGGAAGGGGTCGATGGTATCCAGCAAAGCGACAACTTTAGGACATTCTTGCTTACCATGTCCAAGTTTCACGATTACAGCATCGGTAACTTGATACTGATCATGCTCCAGAACCCTGACGCTACCCGGGTCGCCGGTTTCAGTACTTGGAAAGGTTTATATCGTTGGGTTAAAAAAGGCGAAAAGGGAATTGCTATTCTGGCTCCGTGTATGCCTCCTAAGAAAAAGATACTTGAACCTTCTGAAACTGAGACTGCACAGGATGAAGAGGAAACGGAGATCCGACCGATCTATTTCAAAGTGGTCCACGTTTTTGATGTTAGTCAAACAGAAGGGAAACCTCTTCCCGAATTTGAAGTTCCACCTCTTACCGGTGAAGCAAATGAAAAATTATTTGAGCAAGTTATGCATCTGGCAGAATCACAAGGCCTTGAGGTCAGTTTTGAATCAAAGCCGGATCAGGATCCGGATATCAAGGGTTACTACACGGGCAAAAGTATCTGGGTTCGACCGGAAGAATCACGAGCTCAGCAATTAAAAACACTGTTGCATGAAGTTGCTCATTATTACTCTGAGGGGGTATTTCGCATACCACGGAGTGATGCCGAAACCATTGCCGAAAGCGTGGCATTTACTATCGGCGCTCATTATGGTTTTGACACCGGTGCCCGCTCATTCCCCTATGTAGCAATCTGGTCCAAGGATAAGAAAGTTCTTGAAGCTAACTTGGCTGCTATACGCAAAGTAGCAGACAAGATATTCGATGGTCTTGAGCAAACCGCCAGAAAATTGATAGAGGTAGCCTAA
- a CDS encoding YkgJ family cysteine cluster protein, translated as MAWKKLILQKSNQSGRFEVIGQCNRCGQCCICWIYNQPDQPAEVLPKKGWCPDLDQESGRCRIWENRPEGCRNFPTLRDFDLGAVPDKCGFRLVSGGNENG; from the coding sequence ATGGCATGGAAGAAATTGATACTGCAAAAATCAAATCAATCAGGACGATTTGAGGTAATCGGCCAATGTAATCGTTGTGGCCAGTGCTGCATTTGCTGGATTTATAACCAACCTGATCAGCCGGCAGAGGTATTACCAAAAAAAGGTTGGTGCCCTGATTTGGATCAAGAGTCGGGACGCTGTCGGATATGGGAAAACAGACCTGAAGGGTGCCGTAACTTTCCAACTCTGAGAGATTTCGACTTGGGAGCGGTACCCGACAAGTGTGGATTCAGGCTGGTATCAGGAGGTAATGAAAATGGGTAA
- a CDS encoding helix-turn-helix domain-containing protein: MVENFGEYLRTLRVEKRLSLREVEQQSGVSNSYLGLIERGQRPIPGADILKKLAPVYDVPVRDLLKAAGYLKDEDISISENDEIEMAFNYVMNDPRYKSGTRIKGGLTTDVKRFIVEMYEKATGKKLLPGG, encoded by the coding sequence ATGGTGGAGAACTTCGGTGAATATCTCCGTACCTTGAGGGTTGAGAAGAGGCTATCACTGCGGGAAGTTGAACAGCAGTCCGGCGTCTCGAACTCATACCTGGGACTCATCGAACGCGGCCAGCGACCTATACCGGGCGCAGATATCCTGAAGAAGCTCGCTCCTGTCTATGATGTGCCGGTGAGGGATCTACTCAAGGCTGCCGGGTACCTGAAAGATGAAGACATCTCTATAAGTGAGAATGATGAAATCGAGATGGCCTTCAACTACGTAATGAACGATCCCAGGTATAAATCAGGTACCCGCATCAAGGGTGGGCTTACTACCGATGTGAAGCGTTTCATTGTCGAGATGTACGAGAAAGCAACCGGTAAGAAGCTTTTACCTGGAGGATAG
- a CDS encoding DUF3854 domain-containing protein, whose product MTELVFSEAVPQLLAEHLTHLSEGSGISLDVIKERGYRSILGKDELAKAGFTSSQQRTTGILIPLWGVDGGEVGYQYRPDNPRSDSRQRPVKYESPVGSSNHLDCPPRCKQMLGDPKTPLWITEGSKKADALATHGACVISLTGVWGFKGKNEFGAITILSDWDRVAIKDRLVYLAFDSDIVSKEMVRKALEHLGEHLNRKGATILVVYLPQEGNQKVGIDDYLLNHTLEEARKLATDFKIDDTASRERFVPGFVLHDGTVGEMVVSKEDERAFIIVVNGSVRKVFRYETPKAIYLPTDDPLVTEVVHFAPTATPYDSQARLFEEIRSFVHKYLELPADFEEISSLYVLLTWVYEFAPSIPYLRVIGDWGTGKTRFLQVVGSICFRPTFASGATTPAPIFRILEQFRGTLVLDEADFKDSSSWVEMVKLLNNGYRPGMPVLRADKENGKWFPRSYQVFGPKLIATRFPFKDEALESRCLTSEMMSLTRDDIPRVLPPTFDKEIDDLRAKLLTFRLANLIKLKGKTFGNDLLEPNLQPRLQEILIPLKAMLNGDRSMVEAITGFVHRLQDSLFIRRRESAPGRVLAALMELHEEGKELTSENVARKANETDDEVEQLSAEKVGRMTKRLGFAKERTGKSRQRLICWDENRVTKLIGSYGLQMALPLSQEKPSEPSLLSALATKQADSNKGGSVYRPPYCPPKTEADSSVGADSRTERTVTDDRLTKEASGGE is encoded by the coding sequence ATGACTGAACTTGTTTTTTCAGAAGCTGTTCCGCAACTCCTGGCTGAGCATCTTACTCATCTAAGTGAAGGAAGCGGTATTAGTCTCGATGTCATCAAAGAAAGAGGCTACCGGAGCATACTCGGTAAAGACGAGCTTGCCAAAGCGGGGTTTACCTCGTCTCAGCAGAGAACTACCGGTATCCTCATTCCCCTGTGGGGAGTTGATGGCGGGGAGGTAGGCTATCAGTACCGCCCGGATAACCCCCGTTCGGATTCAAGGCAACGGCCAGTAAAATACGAGTCTCCTGTCGGCTCATCGAATCATTTAGATTGTCCTCCTCGTTGCAAACAGATGCTCGGGGATCCAAAAACACCGCTGTGGATAACTGAAGGCTCCAAGAAAGCCGATGCCTTGGCTACACACGGTGCCTGCGTGATTTCGCTTACCGGTGTCTGGGGCTTCAAGGGTAAAAATGAGTTCGGTGCTATTACTATACTTTCGGACTGGGACCGCGTTGCTATTAAAGATCGGTTAGTCTATCTCGCCTTCGACTCTGACATTGTCTCCAAGGAGATGGTACGAAAAGCCCTCGAACACTTGGGCGAACATCTCAACCGCAAAGGTGCCACTATTCTGGTCGTTTATCTTCCTCAAGAAGGTAATCAGAAAGTTGGCATCGATGATTATCTGCTTAACCATACACTTGAAGAAGCCCGGAAACTGGCGACTGATTTCAAGATTGATGATACAGCGAGCAGAGAGCGATTCGTCCCGGGCTTTGTCCTGCATGACGGCACCGTAGGCGAGATGGTAGTTAGCAAAGAGGATGAGCGTGCCTTTATCATTGTTGTCAACGGCTCGGTGCGCAAGGTCTTTCGTTACGAGACACCCAAGGCTATATATCTTCCCACCGACGATCCCCTAGTAACCGAGGTCGTCCACTTTGCCCCCACTGCCACCCCTTATGATTCACAGGCACGTTTGTTTGAAGAGATACGGAGTTTTGTTCACAAGTATCTCGAATTGCCGGCTGACTTCGAAGAAATCTCTTCTCTCTACGTGCTTCTTACCTGGGTATATGAGTTTGCTCCCTCAATACCTTACCTACGGGTAATAGGCGATTGGGGTACCGGCAAGACACGGTTTCTACAGGTGGTAGGCAGTATCTGCTTCAGGCCGACATTCGCGTCGGGAGCTACCACGCCAGCACCGATATTCCGCATTCTGGAGCAGTTCCGGGGGACTCTTGTCTTGGATGAAGCCGACTTCAAGGATTCTTCATCCTGGGTGGAGATGGTCAAACTCTTGAACAACGGTTACCGGCCGGGTATGCCCGTACTCAGGGCAGACAAAGAAAATGGCAAGTGGTTTCCTCGGAGCTACCAGGTGTTTGGTCCGAAACTTATCGCTACCCGCTTCCCTTTCAAAGACGAGGCGCTGGAAAGCAGATGCCTAACCTCCGAGATGATGTCGCTGACGCGCGATGATATTCCCAGGGTACTACCGCCGACTTTCGATAAAGAGATAGATGATCTGAGGGCGAAATTATTGACCTTCCGGCTGGCGAACCTGATTAAGCTCAAGGGTAAAACCTTCGGCAATGACCTGCTGGAACCTAATCTTCAACCCCGCTTACAGGAGATTCTCATACCGCTCAAAGCGATGCTTAATGGCGACCGCTCCATGGTCGAAGCAATCACCGGCTTCGTTCACCGTCTCCAGGACAGCCTCTTTATACGAAGAAGAGAGAGCGCCCCAGGCCGAGTACTGGCGGCGCTGATGGAGCTTCATGAAGAAGGCAAAGAACTAACGTCTGAAAACGTGGCCAGGAAAGCCAATGAAACTGACGATGAAGTAGAGCAACTCAGTGCGGAAAAGGTTGGCAGAATGACGAAGCGATTGGGTTTTGCCAAAGAGCGGACTGGGAAGTCACGGCAACGCCTTATCTGCTGGGATGAGAACAGAGTTACCAAACTAATAGGGTCCTACGGGTTGCAGATGGCTCTTCCATTATCCCAGGAAAAACCGTCCGAACCGTCCTTACTGTCCGCTTTAGCTACAAAACAGGCGGACAGTAATAAAGGGGGCTCCGTATACCGTCCGCCATACTGTCCGCCAAAAACTGAAGCTGACTCAAGCGTGGGGGCGGACAGTAGGACAGAGCGGACAGTAACTGACGATAGATTAACAAAGGAGGCAAGTGGCGGTGAGTAA
- a CDS encoding helix-turn-helix transcriptional regulator, whose product MSRKNLSQRDLAEKIGFSRSHLSHIINGRREPSPVLRRLILEHLPEYTFDDLFVIEENGGNVRTND is encoded by the coding sequence ATGTCGAGGAAAAACCTCTCTCAGCGTGACCTCGCAGAGAAGATAGGCTTTTCCCGTAGTCATTTGTCTCACATCATCAACGGGAGACGAGAGCCCTCGCCGGTTTTAAGACGCCTTATCCTAGAGCATTTACCCGAATACACTTTCGATGACCTGTTTGTCATTGAGGAGAATGGCGGCAATGTCCGAACCAACGATTAG
- a CDS encoding AbrB/MazE/SpoVT family DNA-binding domain-containing protein, producing the protein MPLLVERKLFKIGEGGFAVTLPKAWINYHRLKPGDAVEVVVDGDLIIRVKVKREEKLI; encoded by the coding sequence ATGCCACTCCTGGTAGAACGGAAGCTTTTCAAGATTGGTGAAGGTGGCTTTGCAGTCACCTTGCCTAAAGCCTGGATAAACTATCACCGGCTTAAACCCGGTGATGCGGTCGAGGTCGTGGTAGACGGAGATCTTATTATCCGGGTCAAGGTGAAGCGGGAAGAGAAGCTTATATAA
- a CDS encoding J domain-containing protein: MEDQVKKAQKRMAEATADMMSGWLNQMLQGMCNDPVLGELWSAMKMGNQSSRSVGIDSYQVLGLDKSVPDGQVKKRYRELVVRLHPDTAGVQGTEFLFQLVTAAYQQISKERGWR, translated from the coding sequence GTGGAAGACCAGGTAAAGAAAGCACAAAAGAGGATGGCAGAAGCAACGGCAGATATGATGTCGGGATGGTTAAACCAGATGTTGCAAGGAATGTGTAACGATCCGGTATTGGGAGAGCTTTGGTCAGCCATGAAGATGGGTAATCAATCTTCTCGTTCTGTCGGTATAGATTCCTACCAGGTGCTTGGTCTGGACAAATCTGTTCCCGATGGCCAGGTTAAAAAGCGGTACCGGGAGCTGGTAGTAAGGCTGCATCCCGATACCGCCGGAGTACAGGGAACCGAGTTTCTCTTCCAGCTCGTGACAGCGGCCTATCAGCAAATTTCGAAAGAAAGGGGGTGGCGATGA
- a CDS encoding tyrosine-type recombinase/integrase: protein MVKAYLEIQEIEQLEQAAEYLRDKLLIRLLFHLGCRVSEALGIKTSDIDFKQGLVTIQYLKQRIKLSCPECNARLGKEHKYCPVCGKKVDKALSDEKEHRKFRTLPLDEDTLKMLKEYIGRGGANHQNKLIFALTRHRAWQIIRDCAERAQLPHLVNSETGKEHNVSPHRLRDAFAVHAVKLDDSGDGIRLLQEHLGHQSIVTTMKYRKVSGEEQREWYEKLWN, encoded by the coding sequence ATGGTGAAAGCCTACCTCGAAATACAGGAGATTGAACAGCTCGAACAGGCTGCAGAATATTTGCGGGATAAGCTGCTAATTCGCCTTTTATTTCATTTGGGTTGTCGGGTATCCGAAGCGCTGGGAATTAAAACGAGCGATATTGATTTTAAGCAGGGTTTAGTTACAATCCAGTATCTTAAGCAACGAATCAAGCTTTCCTGCCCGGAGTGTAATGCCAGGCTAGGAAAAGAGCACAAATATTGCCCGGTATGCGGGAAAAAGGTAGACAAGGCCTTATCTGATGAAAAAGAGCACCGTAAATTCCGTACTCTGCCCTTGGATGAAGATACATTGAAGATGCTGAAGGAGTATATAGGTCGGGGAGGAGCTAATCACCAAAATAAATTGATATTTGCTTTAACTCGTCACCGAGCTTGGCAGATTATCCGGGATTGTGCTGAAAGAGCTCAACTCCCGCACCTGGTAAATTCTGAAACCGGTAAGGAGCACAATGTAAGTCCTCACCGCCTTCGAGATGCCTTCGCCGTCCATGCGGTCAAACTGGATGATTCAGGTGATGGTATCAGGCTGCTTCAAGAACACTTGGGACACCAGAGCATTGTTACGACGATGAAATACCGGAAGGTATCCGGTGAAGAGCAGCGTGAGTGGTATGAAAAATTATGGAATTGA
- a CDS encoding ATP-binding protein, protein MMKDGDMELIMEIARFEASVDMEKEYRIGWSWRHVRIWPATLSRLFKDGYLDNVFRSNSFTGYKLTEKAKAIILANQQESSAGPQPEPMVNLGDDLFTDIIGHEDVKALLKATLLAEKPVHVMLSGPPALAKTLFLWDIEQTFVEQAIWLVGSATSKAGLWDLVAEREPKILLIDEMDKMNAVDMAALLTMMEGGRLVRAKRGRELDINNPLKVIAASNRLEKLSPELRSRFAIRKLNPYSRSEFLTVVKGVMVHKENLTNELAEEIARKLDGRSQDVRDAIRIARLAPQVGVDKAINLLLGGVTDSS, encoded by the coding sequence ATGATGAAAGATGGTGACATGGAACTGATTATGGAGATAGCCAGGTTTGAGGCGTCAGTTGACATGGAGAAGGAATACCGGATTGGCTGGTCGTGGCGTCACGTTCGCATCTGGCCGGCAACGCTGAGCAGGTTATTTAAGGACGGTTATCTCGACAACGTCTTTCGTTCCAACTCCTTTACCGGGTACAAGCTCACGGAAAAAGCCAAAGCCATTATTCTAGCAAACCAGCAAGAATCTTCCGCCGGGCCTCAGCCAGAGCCGATGGTAAATCTTGGGGATGACCTCTTTACGGATATTATCGGGCATGAAGACGTTAAGGCTTTGCTTAAGGCTACCCTTCTGGCAGAAAAGCCTGTGCACGTCATGTTATCGGGGCCGCCTGCCCTGGCCAAGACTCTCTTCCTCTGGGACATCGAGCAGACCTTTGTTGAGCAAGCCATCTGGCTGGTCGGTTCAGCTACTTCCAAGGCGGGATTATGGGACCTAGTAGCCGAAAGAGAGCCGAAGATTTTATTGATTGATGAGATGGACAAAATGAACGCCGTTGATATGGCAGCCTTACTGACGATGATGGAAGGCGGCAGACTGGTCAGGGCCAAGAGAGGTCGAGAGCTCGACATCAACAATCCTCTCAAGGTCATTGCCGCCAGCAACCGGCTGGAGAAGTTATCCCCGGAGTTGCGTTCCCGTTTTGCTATCCGCAAGCTTAATCCCTACAGCCGCAGCGAATTCTTGACCGTGGTGAAAGGTGTAATGGTACATAAGGAAAACTTAACCAACGAACTAGCCGAGGAAATTGCGCGAAAACTGGATGGTCGAAGTCAGGATGTCAGGGACGCGATCCGCATCGCCCGGTTGGCGCCGCAAGTCGGTGTAGATAAAGCAATCAATCTGTTACTGGGAGGTGTAACGGATTCAAGTTAA